GGCCAATCGTAGCATGTATCGCCGTGTCAAGAAACAGTCGCTTCGGGAAGCCAGAGTCACAGAAAAGCTGGAAAAGCAGCAACGCGACGCGGCAGAGAACAAGGAGATGAAGAAGCACAACGAGTACATTCGCTCGATTGTGCAGCACTCCGAGGACATCCGCAATGGTGCTCAACTGCACAAGCAACGTGTGCAGAAGCTGGGTCGCTTGATGATCGCCACTCACTCCAACATCGAAAAGGAAGAGCAAAAGCGCATCGAGCGAACTGCCAAGCAACGTCTGCAAGCCTTGAAGGCCAACGACGAAGAGACTTACCTGAAGCTGCTCGGCCAGGCCAAGGATTCTCGTATCTCGCACTTGCTCAAGCAGACCGATGGTTTCTTGAACGAGCTGGCGGCCTCCGTCAAGGCTCAACAGCGAAAAGCCCTTGGAGACAGTGCCTCGCCAGACCCGCCGCCAGACGAGAACGCCGAGCCCGACAGCGAAGATGAAAGCAAGCCAAAGATCGATTACTACGAAGTCGCTCATCGCATCAAGGAACCTGTTCTCGGTCAGGCCTCGAATCTGGTCGGCGGTACGCTCAAGGAGTACCAGATCAAGGGTTTGCAGTGGATGATCTCGCTGTACAACAACAACCTGAACGGTATCTTGGCCGACGAGATGGGTCTCGGAAAGACTATTCAGACCATTTCACTCATCACATACCTCATCGAGAAGAAGCGACAGAACGGGCCGTATCTCGTGATAGTACCACTCAGTACGCTCACGAACTGGAACAGCGAGTTCGAACGCTGGGCTCCCAGCGTCCAGCGTATCGTCTACAAGGGTCCGCCAGCTCAGCGGAAGAACCACCAGCAACAGATCAGATTTGGCAACTTCCAGGTTCTCCTCACCACGTACGAATTCATTATCAAGGATCGGCCCATCCTGAGCAAAGTCCGATGGCTCCACATGATTATCGATGAAGGTCATCGCATGAAGAACGCACAGTCCAAGCTCAGCAACACCATTTCTCAGTACTACCACACGCGCTATCGCCTGATTCTGACCGGTACTCCACTTCAGAACAATCTCACAGAGCTGTGGTCAATGTTGAACTTCGTGCTTCCCAACATCTTCAAGTCGGCGAAGTCCTTCGATGAGTGGTTCAATACGCCTTTCGCAAACACCGGTGGCCAAGACAAGATAGAGCTCACCGAAGAAGAGCAGCTGCTCGTTATTCGTCGTCTTCACAAGGTCCTTCGTCCCTTCCTTCTGCGTCGTCTCAAGAAGGACGTTGAGAAGGATCTTCCTGACAAGCAAGAACGTGTCATTAAGTGCTCTCTGTCCGCCCTTCAAGCCAAACTCTACAAGCAACTTATGCAACACAATCGCATCGATGTCGTGGGCGCAGATGGCAAAAAGACAGGTCTACGTGGTCTGAGCAACATGCTCATGCAGCTGCGCAAGCTTTGCAACCATCCTTTCGTCTTCGAGGAGGTTGAGGATCAGATGAATCCCAACAGGTTGACCAACGACCTCATCTGGCGAACAGCTGGAAAGTTCGAGCTGCTAGACCGTGTGCTACCCAAGTTCGAAGCCACTGGCCACAGAGTGCTCATGTTCTTCCAGATGACCCAGATCATGAACATCATGGAAGACTTCCTTCGGTACAGAGGCACGAAATACCTACGATTAGATGGTAGTACCAAGGCCGATGATCGATCCGAGCTGCTCAAGCTGTTCAACGCACCAGGCTCTGAATACCAAATCTTTTTGCTATCTACTCGTGCCGGTGGTCTTGGTCTGAACTTGCAGACAGCTGACACAGTCATCATCTACGATTCGGATTGGAACCCTCATCAAGATTTGCAAGCGCAGGATCGTGCTCATCGTATCGGCCAGAAGAACGAAGTGCGTATCCTACGTCTCATCACATCCAACTCCGTTGAGGAAAAGATCTTGGAGCGGGCGCAATACAAGCTTGACATGGACGGCAAAGTCATTCAGGCTGGTAAGTTCGACAACAAGTCCACGAACGAGGAACGTGACGAGATGCTGCGTGTCATGTTGGAGTCTGCCGAAGCAGTGGAGAATATGGAGTCTGAAGAGATGGACGACGATGACCTCAACCTGATCATGATGCGTGACGATTGGGAACTCGTCAAGTTTCAAGAAATGGATCGTGAACGACAAAAGACCGAGAAATACGGCCCTGACAAGAAGTACCTTCGTCTACTTGGCGAGAGCGAACTGCCCGATATCTATCTACAAGACGACAACCCCGTCGTTGAAGAGATCGAGTTCAACTACGGTCGCGGAGCTAGAGAGCGAACCAAGGTCAAGTACGATGACGGCTTGACCGAGGAGCAGTGGCTCGATGCcgtcgatgccgatgacgACTCGATCGAGGATGCAATCGCTCGCAAGCAGGCTCGGATAGCAAGACGCAGCGACAAGAAAGAGTCACGTCTTCGTGAAGGTACTGGTGTGGACACTCCACCGCCGGATGTCGACAGTGAGGAAGAGACGCCGCAACCCAAGAAACGTGGTCGCAAGGTAGTCAGAGACTCAGGAAAGCGGAAGCAGGAAGAAGCTGCACTCGACAGCGCTCCCGAACCACCCAAGAAGCGTGGCCGCAATCCCAAGACCGCTGAGACGCTGTCCAAGGACGACCGTGCAACATTGCAAGGCATCCTGGACAGCGTGCACGACTCGCTGCAAGATCTCGAAGAGGAGTCAACTGATCTTGCACTCGCCAACCGTGGCATCATCGACCCATTTCTGGAACTGCCGCCTAAACAGTACTACCCCGACTATTACGAGCTGATCAAGAAGCCTATCTGCATGAAGAACATCGAGAACAAGATCAACAAGAAGCAATACCATAGCCTCAAAGAGTTCCGCTCGGATATTGCTCTGCTCTGCAGCAACTGTCGACAATACAATGAAGATGGCAGCGTGCTCTTCGCGGATGCTAATACCATCGAGGTAAGTCTACTTCAACCGATCCCAAATACTTTTACACAAACTGACCACCATCACAGCGTGCATGTGATGACAAGCTGCGCGAACAAATTGCAGAACATCCTCGATGGCAACGTGATCTCGAACAAGACAGCTCTGTGGCAGATGGGACGTCTACGAGACCCATGTCGTCCGTTGGCACTCCCCAGCCTGCGGCAAAGCCCAGCATCAAGCTCAAACTGAGTGGTGCTAGAGCCAACGGTAACACTTCAAGAGGCGGCACCGAAAGCGCCGCTCAAAGCGACGACGAATAGAGGCCTACGACGACGTGTCATGGCCGTACACACTGGGCAGAGACTGCCGGATGGCGACGCATGATCTTTGCCTCCGTCTGGATCATGCGGGATTGGGCACAGGTGAGAAACGCAGAACAAAGCCGAACGGCAGCTGTCAATCTTACGCGGTCAACGTCACTTTCTTCAGAGAAGCTGTGGCGGGCGAGGAGTTCAAAGCGTACTGCATTGCTACATGGCTGGGTGGGAGGAGCCGACAGGTGCATGATTACGAAGCACGAAGGGAACAGGAACGGAATTGAGCAGAAAGGGCGAACGGCGTTTCATGCGTGGTTTGTGTGCTTTTGGCGTATCACAAACCCCATCCATCGACTTCTTCTTGCCTATAGATGGCAGAGAGTCTTGATAAAGATACTGTAACTTTAAAACAAGGTCTATGTAGACCTTCAATTCTGAAGACTTGATCTAGAGATCGCTTCGTTGCCGCGTGCAGACCATCCATCCGGAGAGGTGAATGTTGGTCGTAGCGCTGCAGGACTTTACTGCTTTGGGATGCGGTCCTGCATTTCTTGAACAGCAGCAAAGCAGCGACGAACGGAGTGTGCATCCTTTTGCAGACAAATATGTATAAACATTACTCGCGTGCTTGTCATTTCATATCTACTAAAGGATACAATAGGGCTTGGGATACCAAGAGCAGTCCTGTCTCCTGTAAGTCTCTCCATGCCCTTCCCTTATGCCATCTTACAACGCTGACATGACTCGCAGCAAAGCGCAGTGCTCCATTACCTTTCATCATGATCGTGATGCCATGTATCTTCAGCTGAACATCTTACGTGGCGTGCCCTTTTCAACCAGTGGTGTCGTCTCTTGAGCAGAGTCGTTTCCGTCTTCCACGTCTATCAACAGGCCTCGCCGACCGAGTGAGGACCTACCGAAGCTGTCGCGGCTGGCAGTGGTCGAGGTCGAGTTGCTGAAGATGGAGTTGGCAAATTGACGGGCACGTAGCCACGATGTGCCCGTGCCCTCGGTGGCCTTCTCTACAACTCTCTCCGAATCTGCTTTGACTTGCTCCTTCTGTTCTTGATAGTGCTTCAGACGAAGCTCCTCTTGGCTCTGATTTTGGTGTTCTGGTCGAGCGGTGATGGTGTGGAAAGCCTCAGCGCCACAGGGACCATGGTGAATCGCGACGTGATCTGGCAAAGGCGACTCGACCACAGGTGACTGGATCAAGTTCCTGATGTATTCAGCGTAGTTGGGTCTCCCATGCATCGGAGTGTGGCAGATAGCGCCCAGCAGTGCCGGGTTGTGCGGATGCTTGCTGTAATGGTCGCGTGCACCATACAAGCGCTCACCGTTTCGTCCGAAAGGAGGCAAATAGTGCGTCTGTTCTGGTGTTGCACCCGCGACATGCTTCTCGATTGCAGAAGTTGATGATTGACCTTGACCTTCGGTGTCGAAAGTTTTCTCCATCTGCGACGTGCTCTGGCTGTACTGCGCACAGGTGCAATCGTCCAAGGCACAGTGACCTCGAGAGCGACACTGATTGTCCGACCGCCAGCCTGTCAGCTGCAGCATCTTGTCGCCGATCCAGCACACAGTGACCGTAGTTGCCAGTACAAGGAAGATGACAGCGAACACAGTAAGCCACATCACCACCGATATCATTTGGCAGAACCACCAATGCTGACGGACCGACACAAGCAGAGGCCCAAATCTGCTGAGAAATGGAACAACCATGATGCAACCATATATTGTGTAATAGTGCCCATCCAGTCTGCTCATCTTCATTCCTTTGTGGACAATACACCAGTACTGTGCCAGTGCTGGGAAGTAGCTTAGGAGTATCCATTGTAGAGCGCCGAGGGTCTTTGGGAGAACAACTTCCGCGAAGCAGAGGGCTGCTACGAAGGCGAGGACGTTCCGAGTGTAGTCGTGCCTCCAAGGCTCAGACACGCATGGACCTGCGCCATTCTCCCAAGCTCGCGCGAAGTAGCGCTTAGTCTCGTCGGTCGCCATACCAGTGTGTAGGTCGAACGTGTATGTTCGTGATGGTCAGCTGTTTTGTGAGAATGAAGTCGTCGCTGCAAACGTAGGTAAAATTTGAAGTCCGCCAAAAGTGAAACCGCGCTAAGACACGGCGCGTCATCACATGCACAAGCAGCAACAACGCTCCCGTCTCACCCCTGCTCGCATCTCACCCACACAAGGAAAGAACGACTCACTCACAAAACACCCATGATCCATCACTTTCATTCACTCTCATCTATCTACACCTGCACGCTTCCCACCTAGCTCCCTCGTGAGCAAACAACCGACTCTGCTTCTCTCGCCTCCCCAGCACTTTCCTTCCACAGTAACAACGAGTCGCATTAGTCAATTACTTCATAATTCTCATGTCCTTGCAATCGATTCGTGAAAACAACGCCACGTCACATCCCATCTCAAATCGCGCTGGCTTTTCGAGAAAACGCTCGTACTGGTATCTCTCTCCCGTGTCTCAAGCGATTGCAGTTCCCGGCATATCCGGAACAGTGGCATAGCAATAGTGTCCGATCATCGAGTCAAAGCCTTACAACAAGCTTTGCGGAGGGCCTTGCGCTCGTCGTCTCCCTGCTTCCACTCCGCCCATGCGACTTTCATCAATGTCCACTCCTCTCGATCCCATTGATAGATGCCTCTTAGCCGCCGTGGATGAAGAGACGGGAGTACGTCCGGCAAACGTCTGCTACTAATGGTGTCTCGGCAGTCCAGAGTAGCTTGTGGGGAGCTGggtcctcgtagatcttctTCACGATTCTTTCCCCCCTGAGGAAGTGTTTCTTCTAGTGCCCGCCTCCCTTCCGGAACCTCAGAAGCTCGCTCAAGCTCTGTAGAGAGCAACCGTGCTGCAAGAATTCGTGGCGGCCAAGTTCCTCGGCTGTTGCTCGGCTCTTAACATCCACGCATAAGCAGACACTGAGGAAGGCCTTGAGCTCCTTCGAAAGCTTCTCCGGCTTCTTCAGCCTGGGAGTACCGTTTGTCGCGATCAAGTAAAGAGCCTTCAGCGGCTCCTCGTTAAGGTATGGAGGTTCTGATTCTATCATCTCAATCGCCATGATGCCGAGAGACCAGATGTCGACCTTGCTGCCGTACTCCTTTTGCTTCACCACTTCAGGTGCCATCCAGTAGGGAGTTCCGACCATTGTTGCTCGCTTAGAGCGCTGTTCCGTGAGTTTGGCACAGAAGCCGAAATCTGTAATCTTCACCGCGCCACGGGATGAGAGCAGGACATTGTCAGACTTGATATCTCGGTGTATGATGTTTTGGGCGTGCAGGTGGATGAGACCCTTGCATGTCTGTCTTTTTGTTAGCATGGACCTCAAGTCTAGCCCGGATTACCACACTTACCTCAAAGCATATTGTCGCGATCTGCTCTTCTGAAATAGAAGGGTTGTTGTCGATGACATCGGTCAGCGCGCCACCCTCCATGAACTCCATCACAACCCAAAGTTCGAAAGTCTCTTCCTGCAGAAACGCATCCAAGAAGTTTACAATGTTGTCGTGTCGACTTTCCTTCATGACAATGATTTCGTTGACAATCAACTCCTTCCTGGGCTGCGACCTGAGATCCATCTGCTTGATCGCAACTTGTGTTCTGGGGCCGTACTGTGCGATAAGATCCTTTGCTGTTTTGCTTGGAGCGCTCTCGCGGATGCGCGCAACATATACAGATCCGGAAGCACCCTGACCAATCTTCTTCTGCTTGTTATAGCTTTCGAGAGGGTTAGACAGGGTCACCACGGAACGTAAGCGGTCCATGACCTGGGCATCTGACATGGCGCTCATGCGAACTTCCTTCTGTGATTTCTCGGCGGGATCTTTCTTTGTTAGTGCCATCTCAGCTTGCTTGACCGCGTCCTTAGGCTGGCCAGTTGGCTGTTTAGTGGCAACATTGAGAGGCTTGACTTGCTGCGAGGGCTGCTTCTGGTGGTCATTACCAGAGCCCGATGGCTTGCGTGTGAGTGGCTGGTCTTTCTTCGCATCTGAGGAAGGTGACGCTTGTTTGGCTATGTGAGGAGAAGAAGTGTTAGCGGTGAGCTGCTTTGCAGGAGAAGGACCTTTCGAACCATTTTGTGACCCAGGAGGCGCTGGAGCAGCCCGTTGCGCCTGTAGGTTCCGCAGCGGCAATTGACTGCCAGACTGGCCACTCTTGCTATTTGCAGGTGCTGGTGGTGCAGGCCTTGTCGCGTTGTATCTGCTTTGCCCATTGCCTGGACTTGCGTCTCGCGATGTATCCGAGCTATAGCCACCTCCGACTTCCTGCTTCGCAAGAGGAATCTTATTTTTCGGTAGCGAATCATTGTATTCTCGATCCTCCTGCTCCCTGCGCTTTCGTTCTTGGTCTTCCTCGTTTCTTCTTCGCTCAGACTCCGCGCGTCTTCGCTGCTcttcttgctttcttcgtcgCTCGTCGTCGGTCTGTGCGCCGCTGGGTGCGGTATCTGCTCGCTTAGGCGCTCCATATCGATCAGCTGCATCTCGTGAGTTAGGGTAACCCGCTTGAAAGTCAGTCGCGCTGCTCATACCACTCTGATAGCTGTCCTGTCTGTTCATCCCCGGTGGCTGTGGCCTTGGTGGCGCAACGCTGTTGCCAGTAGAGTATCCCAGCTGCTTCTCGCGATTGTCTCCGGCGCTTGGTGTGGGCGTAAGTGAAGCGTATCGTGTAGGATCGTCACTTCGTACTTGGAGCTTATCCGTATAGAACTGCAGCACTTCCATGACGGCCTGGGGGTTCTTCTGCATGTCATCCTTGGTCAATGCTGAGCCTTTGAGCAGCCTTTCCCACTCCACCGGCAGTCCCACGAATCCACCCGTGACCGGGTCGAAGCCAACATGAACACGATGTGAGAAGCCTGTCGGGTGTGATACGCCTCCCATTTGCGGACATCTGTCGTACACACTGTCCATCCAGTTGTATACGTCCGTGTCTGAGTCGAATTTCAGAATCCATATCTTGTTTCCCTCCTTGGTCAGCTCCACGCTGAAGGGGTAATTGTCTGAGCGAGTGACGTGCGATACGTCGCGCAGCATGATCGTGTTGGACACTTTGCCACTCTTGTCAGACTTCAGGAAATCGAGCTGTTTCTCCCGAAGCACCAGAAAACGATCGTTCCAGAACACCTTCATGAAGCCTCCGCCTTCTTCCTTGACCTTCGCCCAGCCGTCTCTGATGACTGTCATTTCGCCGTTGCTCGTTTCGGAGCGACCAAGGGATGTCTGCGAGGGCGATGCTATCGAATTGCCGGAGCCATTGTTCATATGTGTGAGGTTGGGATTCCCTGGGGTGTTGAAGACGTTCGGGGTGAGAGTGACCTTGGGACGCTCTGATGGTGGCTTCGGCGCAGGGCCAGGGTTCATGAACTGGTCGGGCCTGTATAGCCTGCAGTGGTGTCAGTACACATGTTCCATGGCGCCGACCCCTCCCTCGAGCTCGATTGAGCTTGCCGTGTGCTGCCATGGCGCGGCACGCCTCCAGCTGTGTCTTGAGCGCACGTCGCACGCACGCGCAAGCACCATCGCATAGTGTGCGCGAGAAGCGGGAGAGGTCAAGACTCACGTGTTTTGTCCGTTCGCCATTGCTGCCGTTGTTTATGCGCTCGCGGGCCTCCAAGAGCGCCGACCAGGTGGTGGTTGTGGCCTGACCGTCTCCGCTGGGTGTGCCGTTTCGCAGCGTCGTGTCGATATGGATGTTTCGCGCGTGCGTCGAGTGTGGTGGTTGTATGAGAGTCAACGCGCAGAGGTGCGGCGCGGACTGTGTGCTGGGTATGCAGTCAGGTCGCAGGCAGGGCAGGTTGGAGCCCAAGGTTTCCCTGTAACAGGGATGGCGGCGCGGTGCTGAGCCGGCGGATGATGATCGCTCTTCTTTATCGATGTGTTGACAATAGCGGGCGCCAGCAATAAGGGATACGGTTGTGAACAGCTGCTTTGAGCCGGTGGACGCAGACTGGACGCAGTGTTCACGCCGACAGCTTGTACCTAGGTAGTGCAAGATCAATGTTTCGCAGGGACCTTTCGAGTTTCACAGGCACGTCTTAGCGCCTGCCTTGTCGACTGCGTATTCCCGATGGGGCGTGACTGTTGGGATGCTTGATTCCAATCGACAGCGCCAACGTGCTCCTGCAATACATGTACACTGACCCGGTGCTGCATCTGCGTGGGGATGTCGTCCAATCCAAGACAACTTCCGCCACGGAGCGCACACACAAAGGAGATGCACCCTGACTCGCGACCCAACTTCAATTTTCCCTGATGAGAAGCTCCTCAAGCATGCCAATTGCTGAGAATGTATCGTGACTGCAGCAAGCACAGAGCATCTATCCCAGTCACCTGCGTCGACGACCACGCCACATCTGTCGGATGACTCCGCCTACAGCTAAACATACGCAGCAAGGTGCATCCTCGCAGTGTGTCAGTCCATGCAAGAGCCATGTGCACTGGTTGGCGAAGAACCCCTCAACATGCCCGCATCACTTGGCATCATGCTAGTAATTGGAGAGAGCATTTTTCCATACGCGTCCGTACCGAAGCTATGAGTTCGGGACGCCGAGTTTAACCGGCAATGGCCTTGAACTATGAAATAAGGACCACACGACAGTGGCTGATATGCTCCAACTGGCGCTATGGCACCTGGCCAGGCCCTGGCACTTCAGCACCTCAGAACGCCATGTCCTCCTCGAAGCATACCCTCATCGTTGTCCATACTTCATCCTCGCAGCACCTAAACCATCTCCTCCTCACCACTCTCCTCCTTCTCCTCGCTCTTCACCTTCTTACTCGGACTCTCCTCATCATCCTTCTCACCCTCCCCATCTTCACCCGCAGCTTTCTTCGCCTTACGCTTGCCCGTGCTACTCTTCTCCCCAACCGCCTTCTTCGCCGCTCCCTTGTTAACCGGAGTCTTCACCCCACCTTCACCACCACCAGCATCATCCTGCTTGCCGAAATTTTCCTCCGCTTCTTTGCGGATCTTCTTTGTGTAGCGCTGTCTGCAGGAAGTGTTAGTGAGGGCGTGGAGGGGGAGGTTCATGGAGGTCAGAGGAAGGACTGAAGTCTGGGCCCATGAGGGCGGCGACTTTCTTGTAGTCGATGGCGCTCGGGGCGGCGGTGTGGATGATGGTGAGGAGGAGGCGTTTGTCGAGAGCGTCGTCCCAGTTGACCATGGTTGCGGTATTGGGTGGGTGGTAGAGAAGTGTGATGGTGTGGAGTGAGCGGTAGTGCTTGGGAGTGTTGTGGTCGAAGTTTGGTAGTCGTGTGGTGTGGTTTGTAGAGCAAGAGGAGGAATTGGAGGAGAAGTAGGTTTAAGTAGGCGTCTTCATGTGAGATTGTGATTCTGAAACTGAAGTGAGCTTATGACAATAGGCAGCCACCTAGCATTGGAGCGCGTTTGCATTCACTGGTCTCTgtctctctctctctctctctctctctctctctttAAACGCTGAGTGTGTGCACTCTTCCTGCGCCTCGTGAAAGCACCATCGCACTGCTGGTCCCTGTCTTTTGATCTTAACAACGCGATGATCGTCGTGCATGATCGTGCTATGGTCGACATGCTTAAAGAGAACGGAGGGGATCAAATCGAGTAATGTTACAGGCTGGTGTCATTCGTGGTACGTAACGCTAGAATTTGCTCATTATGCATCGCATCGTTCAATCATTCTCCTCCGAGTCGTCGACCACTACCTCTGCTGGTCCATGACGAGCCACTTGCCCATCCACCTCCGCTTCCAGTCTGGTTCTGTGAAGCAGTCTGGCCAGGACCCCCAGCTCTGCCAGCAAAGGCAGTACCGTAGGTTCGTCCTTGACCGGCTCCAGCAGGTGCAGCGAATTGCTTCTGAATCCATTGCGGCACCTGGATGAGCTTCGGTCCGCCGCCAAACTGTGGCCATATGCGGTCGAAGAAGTCATAGAGATGAGCTGCCAAGATACCGGTGGCCTGAACCAAGGTGGCGTACTGGCCAGCCATGAGGTATGTGATGGCGAGCGATGCGTAGGGTAGGTACTTCGCCGGCATCTGCACGATGAAGAACTGGACAACTCTGTTCGGATCATCTTGTGCGAAGGTGTAGATGAGTGCCATGCTCAGTGGGTTGAGCAGCGTGATGCCGCCGAGGTAGAAACCTCCAGTGAGCTGTTTGGCGTCAGCAGACAGCCTAACAAGAAGCTATGCAGCAAGCAGCAATGTTCAAAACGAAGATATGTTAGGTCCAATAACCACCAGCATCCAAATGATTCAGGAAGACAGTTTTCTCAACATGGAATCCATCCCACACTCCACGAACGCTCTTTATGTTTTGCGAATGACGAACGCCGCAGATTGCAGGAGTAATCTCCCTCGATTCCAGGAACCGTGACCAGCATGTCTGACTGGCCCGGGCAGATATATCGAGGTTGAGTTGTGTTTGGGGAAGGAAAGAGAGTAGTGGTACAAGAGAAGAAAGAACGATGCGTCTTGCTTACCAAGATGACAGTCGACACGAACAGGATGTAGAAGGCGTAGGCGCCTGGTGCGCTGAACCGTGGTGAGCCAGTCTCAAGCTTGCTGCTGTAGTGGTATAGGAAGAACGGGTCCATTATCAAGGACAGTTGCGGTCCGGTGACGAAGAAGCTGGTCACGAGACGCCATATCTGTGGCAGCTGTCTGAGGGTGAGGATGTAGTCCGAGAGGAAGATGACCCACATCAGACTATAGAGTCCCAAGTGGCCAGGTACTGAAATGAGAACGGTCGCGGCTGTGATGGTTCTACTTAGCATCAGAATCTGCGCGTGAAGCCCATGGACGCGCTTGCTTACCTCGAGATCGGCGGCGCCGCCCAAAATGTTTCCTGGAAAGACATGATGAGTGTGTGATGGAGTTGTGTATCAGTTCTGGCGGTGTTGAGACGCAGCAGAAGATCTGCGCTCGTGAGGGCGAAAGAAAGTGGTTGAAGCAAACTTGTCTTCTTTCTAAATTTGAGGCGGATCGGCAGTCGGAGGCAAGCGCGACCAAGGACCCACGTGACGTGACTTCCGCCAAGCCTCCCACACGACTTTGAAAGCTTTCGAGACATCCTACTCCGAGATTTGAGAGTACAGGCACGCCGCCAACAGCACCACATCTCTTTTTCCTTTCATCTACGACCGCAATCATGGCTGTCGGAAAGAACAAGAGATTGTCCAAGGGCAAGAAGGGCCTGAAGAAGCGCACCGACCCATTCGCCAGGAAGGACTGGTTTTCCGTCAAGGCCCCATCGACCTTTGCCATTCGCGAGTACGCCTTCCCATACCACACATTACCCTGCACGAGATCGAGAGAGATATGCGATGAGGACATGCGAGGAAAGCGCGATCATGAAGGTGTACTAATTGATGTGGCAGTGTCGGCAAGACCCTCGTGAACCGCACCACTGGTCTCAAGAACGCCAACGACGCACTCAAGGGCCGCATCTTCGAGGTCTCCCTCGCCGATCTCCAGAAGGATGAGGACCACGCTTTCCGCAAGGTCAAGCTGCGCGTCGACGAGGTCCAGGGCAAGAACTGCCTGACCAACTTCCACGGTCTCGACTTCACCTCCGACAAGCTGCGCTCGCTCGTCCGCAAGTGGCAGACCCTCATCGAGGCCAACGTCGTGGTCAAGACTACCGACG
Above is a window of Fulvia fulva chromosome 6, complete sequence DNA encoding:
- a CDS encoding Serine/threonine-protein kinase CLA4, with the translated sequence MANGQNTLYRPDQFMNPGPAPKPPSERPKVTLTPNVFNTPGNPNLTHMNNGSGNSIASPSQTSLGRSETSNGEMTVIRDGWAKVKEEGGGFMKVFWNDRFLVLREKQLDFLKSDKSGKVSNTIMLRDVSHVTRSDNYPFSVELTKEGNKIWILKFDSDTDVYNWMDSVYDRCPQMGGVSHPTGFSHRVHVGFDPVTGGFVGLPVEWERLLKGSALTKDDMQKNPQAVMEVLQFYTDKLQVRSDDPTRYASLTPTPSAGDNREKQLGYSTGNSVAPPRPQPPGMNRQDSYQSGMSSATDFQAGYPNSRDAADRYGAPKRADTAPSGAQTDDERRRKQEEQRRRAESERRRNEEDQERKRREQEDREYNDSLPKNKIPLAKQEVGGGYSSDTSRDASPGNGQSRYNATRPAPPAPANSKSGQSGSQLPLRNLQAQRAAPAPPGSQNGSKGPSPAKQLTANTSSPHIAKQASPSSDAKKDQPLTRKPSGSGNDHQKQPSQQVKPLNVATKQPTGQPKDAVKQAEMALTKKDPAEKSQKEVRMSAMSDAQVMDRLRSVVTLSNPLESYNKQKKIGQGASGSVYVARIRESAPSKTAKDLIAQYGPRTQVAIKQMDLRSQPRKELIVNEIIVMKESRHDNIVNFLDAFLQEETFELWVVMEFMEGGALTDVIDNNPSISEEQIATICFETCKGLIHLHAQNIIHRDIKSDNVLLSSRGAVKITDFGFCAKLTEQRSKRATMVGTPYWMAPEVVKQKEYGSKVDIWSLGIMAIEMIESEPPYLNEEPLKALYLIATNGTPRLKKPEKLSKELKAFLSVCLCVDVKSRATAEELGRHEFLQHGCSLQSLSELLRFRKGGGH
- a CDS encoding 40S ribosomal protein S1, which translates into the protein MAVGKNKRLSKGKKGLKKRTDPFARKDWFSVKAPSTFAIRDVGKTLVNRTTGLKNANDALKGRIFEVSLADLQKDEDHAFRKVKLRVDEVQGKNCLTNFHGLDFTSDKLRSLVRKWQTLIEANVVVKTTDDYLLRLFCIAFTKRRPNQIKKTTYARSSQIRAIRKKMTDIMSREAQSCTLSQLTTKLIPEVIGREIEKSTQGIYPLQNVHVRKVKLLKAPKFDLGNLLSLHGESSTDDSGQKVEGNREFKETVLENV
- a CDS encoding Derlin-1, coding for MWCCWRRACTLKSRSRMSRKLSKSCGRLGGSHVTWVLGRACLRLPIRLKFRKKTSLLQPLSFALTSADLLLRLNTARTDTQLHHTLIMSFQETFWAAPPISRTITAATVLISVPGHLGLYSLMWVIFLSDYILTLRQLPQIWRLVTSFFVTGPQLSLIMDPFFLYHYSSKLETGSPRFSAPGAYAFYILFVSTVILLTGGFYLGGITLLNPLSMALIYTFAQDDPNRVVQFFIVQMPAKYLPYASLAITYLMAGQYATLVQATGILAAHLYDFFDRIWPQFGGGPKLIQVPQWIQKQFAAPAGAGQGRTYGTAFAGRAGGPGQTASQNQTGSGGGWASGSSWTSRGSGRRLGGE
- a CDS encoding Chromatin structure-remodeling complex subunit snf21, whose product is MAAVQQPGMQQSANNPGNNSAAAAMANSILPNGMTKESVQALYKRYQTMKASGTPDTDPEMQKARNILHGIQQRTEQIKRMQAMKQQQMKMQMQQQQTPGQQNGTPQPPQMNGASVPTPQPDSQMQPQSIMGAANGVSQRPVQSMPQASAPAQPTQVDSSGGQAFSKDQVATLRAQMQAFSHLQKNLPVPQSIADHIFPSRQDQKALTPAEGVAVAGKVLEDAARDPSATAAEENGKPRHKFETFTDPHELMLKRISYSDHTHRRYRTMIPSIMPLGVDPERVREERENIVYNRINTRKAELGQLSANIGGWDMSKSETPEDNADLKRRALLEYKMLTLLPKQREMRQKIGKEMMLSDSLSMTANRSMYRRVKKQSLREARVTEKLEKQQRDAAENKEMKKHNEYIRSIVQHSEDIRNGAQLHKQRVQKLGRLMIATHSNIEKEEQKRIERTAKQRLQALKANDEETYLKLLGQAKDSRISHLLKQTDGFLNELAASVKAQQRKALGDSASPDPPPDENAEPDSEDESKPKIDYYEVAHRIKEPVLGQASNLVGGTLKEYQIKGLQWMISLYNNNLNGILADEMGLGKTIQTISLITYLIEKKRQNGPYLVIVPLSTLTNWNSEFERWAPSVQRIVYKGPPAQRKNHQQQIRFGNFQVLLTTYEFIIKDRPILSKVRWLHMIIDEGHRMKNAQSKLSNTISQYYHTRYRLILTGTPLQNNLTELWSMLNFVLPNIFKSAKSFDEWFNTPFANTGGQDKIELTEEEQLLVIRRLHKVLRPFLLRRLKKDVEKDLPDKQERVIKCSLSALQAKLYKQLMQHNRIDVVGADGKKTGLRGLSNMLMQLRKLCNHPFVFEEVEDQMNPNRLTNDLIWRTAGKFELLDRVLPKFEATGHRVLMFFQMTQIMNIMEDFLRYRGTKYLRLDGSTKADDRSELLKLFNAPGSEYQIFLLSTRAGGLGLNLQTADTVIIYDSDWNPHQDLQAQDRAHRIGQKNEVRILRLITSNSVEEKILERAQYKLDMDGKVIQAGKFDNKSTNEERDEMLRVMLESAEAVENMESEEMDDDDLNLIMMRDDWELVKFQEMDRERQKTEKYGPDKKYLRLLGESELPDIYLQDDNPVVEEIEFNYGRGARERTKVKYDDGLTEEQWLDAVDADDDSIEDAIARKQARIARRSDKKESRLREGTGVDTPPPDVDSEEETPQPKKRGRKVVRDSGKRKQEEAALDSAPEPPKKRGRNPKTAETLSKDDRATLQGILDSVHDSLQDLEEESTDLALANRGIIDPFLELPPKQYYPDYYELIKKPICMKNIENKINKKQYHSLKEFRSDIALLCSNCRQYNEDGSVLFADANTIERACDDKLREQIAEHPRWQRDLEQDSSVADGTSTRPMSSVGTPQPAAKPSIKLKLSGARANGNTSRGGTESAAQSDDE